The region CGGATCTCTTCTCGGGCGGCGGTGATCCGGGCTCGCGCTGCGTCGGTGAGCACCACTGGGCGCGGCGTCTGGTCGATGCTGCCGGCCTTTGTCGGGGCCGTGTCGGGGGATGTCCAGGACAGCCGTCGCAACCGGCTGGCGAGGAACGCGCCGGGGTTGGCGATGTGGTCGGGCCAGGTCGTTCCTCGGGCGCGCATGTCGGCGTTGAGGGCGTCGTTGACCGCACGCGCGGACCACACCGCGGGGTCGATGCCGACGCTGGTGAGTGCATCGCAGATGGCACCGATGTGGGCGCGGTCGAGACCGTGGGTGAGCGCGACCAGTCCAGCGGCCAGTTTCTGGGTGGCCAGCGGTCGCGCGGTAGCGCGCCGCGGCCGTGCTTGTCGCGTTTTGTCGCAGCTTCGGATGGCGGGCGCGCTCGCGCGCCCGCTTGGTGAGTAATTCCCTACGGGAGAAGAACAACCAACACCGCCTGACGGCGGTAGGTGGAAATCATGCACAAGCGGTGGCGTCACTGGACGTACTTCGCGACGCGGCACCAGGTGGTACACCGAGGGTCTGCGGCCGACGCTGGGAGTGCTTGTCGAACCGTGGCCCCGCTGCGCCTCCACGGCCCATCTGGAGACCCTCAGCACGCGCCACGCGGCGGTCACGGTGCGCACGTCACACCCCACCCTGTCGGCGATTGTCGCGCGGGTGACCGCGACGTGGCGGCCGGTGCCGTGATCGGCGTGCTCGGCCATCACAGCGGCGATCGACAACAACGTGGCCGTGGTGATCGACACCCGCGCCTCAGCGCACAGCGCGCCGAACGCCGGGGAGTGCACCCACCGCGACAACCCGTCGAGCCAGCCCGCGCGACTGGTCCACATCGGCGCAGACGGTGCGCAAGAGCCCGCGCGCGTCACCCACTCACGGCGACGCTCATGCGCCAGTGCCCGCACCACATGAGGGCTGGGAGCAGCAGGGGCTACAGCAGCGCCGAGCGGCGTCGGCCAAGCACTGTCCGCCCGACGTACGCGGGCGTTCAAAAGGTCACGGTTTGCGCACCGATCGCGCGCCGAATCTGGTGCAGCTTCGAGGCGTGCGCTACCGTGAGACTTGCCTATCAAGCAAAGTCCCTTCGGGGATATCGGGTGCGGACCCGGAACCGAGCGCCAACTCGGTTCGAACCCCCGACAGGGGCCCCGCTAACGCGGGGCCTTCGTCATGTCAGCGGGGTAATCCGCACACCAGCTATTCAGATGTCACGTATGCCAAGACCCCCTAGCTCGTCCAGCAAGGTCTGAGGCCTTTGGCGGGTGAATCACATCGCCAGCGGCAGAACCTCCTTGTCGAGTTCGCGAACAGCCTCGGGCCGCCCGACCGCGATAGCGAGCAGGTCGGCCGAAAGCTGGCTGACGCTTGTGCCGCGTTCGGCGGCCATTTCACGAAGCCGGGCGTAGACGGATGCGTCAGCGCGAACCTTGATCTGCTCACGCGGACCTTTGTGCGGTTGGGCCATGGCCCTGATCCTTACGCAAAAAGGTCCATGTACCTGGTACCGACACGCGCACATCCCGTCCCTCCTTTCACACGGCTACCGTTCGAGTGGTGATCGACTCACTGGAACTGGAGGCGGCCATCGCGACGGTGTACGCGGCCCAGCTGCCGATCCCGGTCTGGTGGCCGGCCGAAGCGCGGGCGGCGTTCATCGAGGAGTACGCCAGCGAGGCGGCGTGCCTGGTGCTCTCAGAGTTGGACGCGATCAACGACCGGATGAGCGACTGGACGGCCCGATCACAAGTCAGCGGCGCGGACGAGTCCACGATGATCGCCTCGGCGCAACAGGTTCTGCTCGATGAGGCCTGCAGCGAAGTGCAGTACGACCTGACCGAGATGATCGCCAGCAGGAGCGCACAGTTGATGGCTGAAGCTGTCTTCGACCACAGCCCGCCTCGCGCGCAGCACCACGTGGTGTGGCCGGTCCAGCGCTGAACGAGCCAGCCCCAGACCGGGCCTACGGCTCGAAGTGGGAGCGGAAGCCTTCGAGCCAGTCCGCCCGCGCGTGGCCGGTGAGATGGCCTGGAACCCATGTCTCGGCGGCGTCGGGGCTGTCTGCGTCGCCGCTGGCCACCCGTTCGTGGGCTTCGAGGTAGCCGGCGACGTGCATGTCATCGGACTGGGAGAAGACGGCTTGGATGGTGTCCAGGTTCGTCGTGAAGTCCCGGTAGGCGGCGCGGCGCTCGGCGTCATCGGTGTAGTCACCGCCGTACCGCTGCAGCCATGCCTGCCAGTGCTCGGTGGAGCCTGGCTTCGGCGGCGGCGAGGGTGTGCTCATCAGGGCCGACTTTAGGCCGCCGCGCCGACGACCAGCGCGGTACAGCGTGGGCCGCCGAGCATGTCCAGGATCGGGGCGCCGGTCGATGCGGGCTCGTAGATCACCGACCGCAACACCCGTTGGAAGGCGAGATCCACTGCCGGGGCGTCTTCCAGGAGCAGATCGAGGAGCTTTTCTGCGGCGGGGGTGTTGAACGGATTGGCTGTCAGCTGCGCGCACAGCGCACGGACCTGGGACGCGAAGTCCCGGACCGCACTCACGTCGTCTTGGACCGTGCCGAGGGTATCCATGCCACCACTGTAAGAGCGTGCGTGCATACATGCAAGCAACTTGCATGTAAACTACTTTTAGACGTGCATGTAGGATGCATGCATGCCCGATTCGGCTGGGGATGCGCTCGACGGCGGTGCGCCCGACGCTGGCGGTAGCGCGCTGCCCTTGCGTAAGCGACAGCAGAAGGTGCCGTTGAACACCTATGTGCGGCCAGGCACCCAGCAGCGCGTGGAGGTGTTGAAGGACCGCGGGTACGCGGTCACCGACATCGTGGATGCGGCGCTCAACGAGTTCTTGGACCGTGCCGGGGTGCCCCCGTCCGAGTAGCTCGCCCCCGGAGCCTGGCCAGCACGTTCCCCGCCCGGCTTCCTCGTACTGGCCCGTTTGCGCGGTGGGTGGCGGCTGTCCAGGCTCGACCGCAGGTCGACCGCGCAGCGGCGGTTACCGGCCTTGACGACCACCACCCACCGTTTCGCCACAATCGAGGCCGAGGAAGCCCGCTCCCCTCCCCGTATGCGGCGGTGGGCGCTCACGGTCGTCGCGCGGACGTGATGATCGTGGCTACCGCTTCGATGCCCACGCCGACGATGGCGCCGATCGCTCGGCCGACTTCGCCGATGGTGACCTTGCAGTCGGGAATGCGGGCCAGGTAGCCGGCGAGCACGCAGATCGCCAGACCCAGCACCGTGATGGCCACGACGATGATCGCCACTGCGATCAGGATGGATTCGCTCATTGGGCGTCTCCTGGTTCGGTGGTCAGGAGATGGCTCCTGGAGCTGGCTGTCGTCCCGCTCTCTTCTTGTGCGCTGGCACAGCGTGCTTTACAGGGCACTGGCCGCACCTTTCTCGTCGTGGTTCCGGTACACGGGAAGTACCGGCCCTAGAGCTGGTTTCCG is a window of Mycobacteroides abscessus ATCC 19977 DNA encoding:
- a CDS encoding ribbon-helix-helix protein, CopG family, which translates into the protein MAQPHKGPREQIKVRADASVYARLREMAAERGTSVSQLSADLLAIAVGRPEAVRELDKEVLPLAM
- a CDS encoding rep protein, with translation MWTSRAGWLDGLSRWVHSPAFGALCAEARVSITTATLLSIAAVMAEHADHGTGRHVAVTRATIADRVGCDVRTVTAAWRVLRVSRWAVEAQRGHGSTSTPSVGRRPSVYHLVPRREVRPVTPPLVHDFHLPPSGGVGCSSPVGNYSPSGRASAPAIRSCDKTRQARPRRATARPLATQKLAAGLVALTHGLDRAHIGAICDALTSVGIDPAVWSARAVNDALNADMRARGTTWPDHIANPGAFLASRLRRLSWTSPDTAPTKAGSIDQTPRPVVLTDAARARITAAREEIRRVLTERAQLSREDQTSSTPAASSRRDIRLAVQTRHGGAMNRLAEDHRAVRGDAMERAPLNVPVRRRT